One window of the Benincasa hispida cultivar B227 chromosome 3, ASM972705v1, whole genome shotgun sequence genome contains the following:
- the LOC120074205 gene encoding 40S ribosomal protein S2-4 codes for MAERGGDRGGFGRGFGGRGRGGDRGRGRRRAGRRDEEEKWVPVTKLGRLVKEGKIQSLEQIYLHSLPIKEHQIVDTLVGPSLKDEVMKIMPVQKQTRAGQRTRFKAFVVVGDGNGHVGLGVKCSKEVATAIRGSIILAKLSVIPVRRGYWGNKIGKPHTVPCKVTGKCGSVTVRMVPAPRGAGIVAARVPKKVLQFAGIEDVFTSSRGSTKTLGNFVKATFDCLLKTYGFLTPEFWRETRFTKSPFQEHTDLLAKPTVKALLLEDPESVNV; via the exons ATGGCTGAAAGAGGAGGAGACCGCGGCGGCTTCGGCAGAGGCTTCGGTGGTAGAGGCCGTGGTGGCGACCGTGGCCGTGGACGCCGTCGTGCTGGCCGCCGTGACGAAGAGGAGAAGTGGGTTCCAGTCACCAAGCTTGGCCGTCTCGTCAAGGAAGGTAAGATTCAATCACTTGAACAGATTTACCTCCACTCTCTTCCAATCAAGGAGCATCAGATCGTTGATACTCTCGTCGGCCCCAGCCTCAAGGATGAGGTCATGAAGATCATGCCTGTGCAGAAACAGACTCGGGCCGGGCAGAGGACTAGGTTTAAGGCCTTCGTTGTTGTTGGTGACGGCAATGGCCATGTCGGATTGGGAGTTAAGTGCAGCAAAGAGGTGGCTACGGCAATACGTGGTTCGATTATATTGGCTAAGTTGTCGGTGATCCCTGTTAGGAGGGGTTATTGGGGTAACAAGATCGGAAAGCCTCATACTGTTCCTTGCAAGGTCACCGGAAAGTGTGGTTCTGTCACCGTCCGTATGGTCCCTGCTCCTCGTGGTGCTGGTATTGTTGCTGCTAGGGTTCCCAAGAAGGTGCTTCAATTCGCTGGTATTGAGGATGTTTTCACTTCCTCCAGGGGATCCACTAAGACGCTTGGAAACTTTGTGAAG GCCACCTTTGATTGTCTATTGAAAACATATGGTTTCCTGACACCCGAGTTCTGGAGGGAGACCCGCTTCACCAAATCTCCATTCCAAGAGCATACCGATCTGTTGGCTAAACCGACCGTAAAAGCATTGTTGTTGGAGGATCCTGAGAGTGTTAATGTTTAA
- the LOC120074460 gene encoding zinc finger AN1 and C2H2 domain-containing stress-associated protein 11-like — MGTPEFPNLGKHCNFADCKQIDFLPFACDCCHQVFCLEHRSYTTHSCPKADRWDVTVVICPLCAKGVRLIPDQDPNITWEMHVNTECDPSNYSKVTKKKKCPVPGCRELLTFSNTIKCRDCSVDHCLKHRFGPDHKCPGPKKPEPAGFPFVGLLSRSRKEEKGPKKALPATSSSKWTTAFLNAASSVKASAEASMTKLSNEFSQTWLTSGSSSNGGGGNGQVEQCPQCSAKFSSVSSLIDHVEKVHERGGNRLGVQKVVIDACPKCSRGFVDPVALVEHIERDHGGTSRA; from the exons ATGGGAACCCCGGAATTCCCTAATCTCGGGAAGCATTGCAACTTTGCAGATTGTAAGCAGATCGATTTCTTGCCCTTTGCTTGCGATTGCTGTCACCAG GTCTTCTGTTTGGAGCATCGTAGCTACACTACGCATAGTTGTCCAAAAGCAGATAGATGGGATGTCACCGTTGTCATTTGTCCGCTGTGTGCCAAAGGTGTTCGTCTCATTCCAGATCAAGATCCAAACATTACTTGGGAGATGCATGTAAACACTGAATGTGACCCATCAAATTATAGTAAAGtcacaaagaagaaaaaatgccCTGTACCTGGCTGCAGGGAATTGTTAACATTTTCAAACACGATCAAGTGTCGGGACTGCTCGGTAGACCACTGTTTAAAGCATCGGTTTGGACCTGACCATAAATGTCCTGGACCGAAAAAACCGGAACCAGCAGGTTTTCCATTTGTTGGTCTATTAAGTAGAAgtagaaaagaagagaaagggCCTAAGAAAGCATTGCCCGCCACATCTTCCTCTAAGTGGACTACAGCCTTCCTTAATGCAGCCTCATCTGTTAAAGCCTCAGCTGAGGCAAGCATGACGAAGTTATCAAATGAATTCAGTCAAACTTGGTTAACATCGGGTAGCAGCAGCAACGGTGGAGGGGGAAATGGACAAGTTGAGCAATGTCCACAATGTAGCGCAAAGTTTTCTTCGGTTTCATCGTTAATAGACCATGTCGAAAAAGTTCATGAAAGGGGTGGAAATCGACTTGGGGTGCAGAAGGTTGTGATCGATGCTTGTCCAAAGTGTAGTAGAGGCTTTGTCGATCCCGTTGCCCTTGTGGAGCATATTGAGAGGGATCATGGTGGCACTTCAAGAGCTTGA